A DNA window from Gillisia sp. Hel1_33_143 contains the following coding sequences:
- a CDS encoding carboxypeptidase regulatory-like domain-containing protein: MKFIKPLILLLLLISAVGCSEDTIGAFGNGTITGRVVKDGSNEPIENVKISTNPASTTVFSDADGNFILKDVPEGEYSVQAQKDGLLTKFEGATVRQSAEVNVIFELKPQTANNRQPSAPEAIFPEDNATDVDVSLQFAWTSTDPEGDDLTYELELRNDINNSVLKFQDIQDTTYTVNGLQNGLKYFWQIKVTDSVNNPVLSKVYSFETSQFPKTRYYYVRKVSGNNVIFSSDGAGGEYQLTSSSVNSFRPRKNNATNKVAFLRTVGGQTQLFTMDPDGSRQTQITNNVPVNGFNLEKIGYSWIDDGTALVYPNFSKLYKININGGGNELIYETPNLKFISGVAVNEVNKFITLLTTNVNGYDGSVFTIDYTGNKRTTILDNQKGAIGGLDISVDGKTLLYSKDISEFENGNYRQLDAHIFSYNFSTGRTIDLSQGKPSGFNDLDPRFSPNEASIIFTNTSNDGVSPINIYMVGVNDMNAESQRLELFQNAFMPDWE, encoded by the coding sequence ATGAAATTTATTAAACCCCTTATTTTATTATTACTACTAATAAGCGCTGTTGGTTGTAGTGAAGATACTATTGGTGCTTTTGGAAATGGAACTATCACTGGAAGGGTGGTAAAAGATGGAAGTAATGAACCTATAGAAAATGTAAAGATTTCTACTAACCCTGCGTCAACCACAGTTTTTTCTGATGCTGATGGAAATTTTATACTTAAAGATGTGCCGGAAGGAGAATATTCTGTGCAGGCTCAAAAAGATGGATTGTTAACCAAATTTGAAGGTGCTACCGTTAGACAAAGTGCAGAAGTGAATGTAATTTTTGAACTTAAGCCCCAAACTGCTAATAATAGACAACCCTCTGCTCCAGAAGCAATCTTTCCTGAAGATAATGCTACAGATGTAGATGTTTCGTTACAATTTGCCTGGACTTCTACAGATCCTGAAGGAGATGATCTAACTTATGAACTAGAACTTAGAAATGATATTAATAATTCTGTTCTTAAGTTTCAGGATATACAGGATACCACTTATACTGTAAATGGTCTTCAGAATGGATTAAAATATTTTTGGCAGATTAAGGTTACAGATAGTGTTAATAATCCTGTACTTAGTAAAGTGTATTCATTTGAAACCTCTCAATTTCCAAAAACAAGATATTATTATGTGAGAAAAGTTAGCGGTAACAACGTGATCTTTTCATCTGACGGTGCCGGAGGGGAATACCAATTAACTTCATCTAGTGTAAACAGTTTTAGACCAAGAAAAAATAATGCTACCAATAAAGTGGCGTTCTTAAGAACGGTTGGAGGTCAGACCCAATTATTTACAATGGATCCAGATGGGTCTAGGCAGACTCAAATTACTAATAATGTCCCTGTTAATGGATTCAATCTAGAGAAGATTGGTTATTCATGGATTGATGATGGAACTGCACTTGTGTATCCTAACTTTAGCAAACTATATAAGATCAATATAAATGGTGGAGGAAATGAACTAATTTATGAAACACCTAATCTTAAATTTATTTCTGGCGTAGCTGTAAATGAAGTAAACAAGTTTATAACCTTGCTTACTACCAATGTAAATGGATACGATGGCTCTGTTTTTACTATAGATTATACCGGTAATAAACGTACTACCATTTTAGATAACCAGAAGGGGGCTATTGGAGGTCTTGATATTTCTGTAGATGGTAAAACCCTGTTATACAGCAAGGATATATCTGAATTTGAAAATGGAAATTACAGACAATTAGATGCTCATATTTTTAGTTATAATTTCTCTACAGGAAGAACCATAGATCTAAGCCAGGGTAAGCCATCCGGATTTAATGATCTAGATCCTAGATTTTCTCCTAACGAAGCAAGTATAATATTTACTAATACTTCTAATGACGGTGTATCTCCTATAAATATTTATATGGTTGGAGTTAATGATATGAATGCAGAATCTCAAAGATTAGAATTATTTCAAAATGCATTTATGCCAGACTGGGAATAA
- a CDS encoding CsgG/HfaB family protein codes for MNFLKRISVVTFATIVSSCGTTFNQPVDFQKARIGEISTVTKKLEKLPEPEEAVVVGVYNFRDLTGQYKASETGSTFSTAVTQGGTSILIKALADSKWFVPIERENIGNLLNERNIIRSTREEYRGTPKNEPQVPPLLYAGILLEGGIVSYDTNILTGGMGARYFGVGGSTQYRQDRVTIYLRAISTSNGKILKNIYISKTILSQEVGVNLFKYVNFQRLLEAEVGFTRNEPVQLAVKEAIEKAVEGLVIEGIQDKLWQPKDGWESADQLVLDYAKEKDEAELTKIYDRKYIDNEHKSSLGISGGAAILSGDYSKKDAGALLKLDFNTALTPSFSLNFAATAFQLESSNVVQNKFIGTEGNVLFKLLPHDNFGPYIYGGGGLIFNLENDIPDNIGSTHFKLQYGLGAEYLLNEKIGLKIFAEHNIGLDDELDNLINGKRDDHYFNLGIGVNYYLGKSAGKNTKK; via the coding sequence ATGAACTTTTTAAAACGAATTAGTGTAGTAACTTTTGCTACTATAGTTTCCTCATGTGGAACAACATTTAATCAGCCTGTAGATTTTCAAAAGGCCAGAATTGGCGAGATATCAACAGTTACTAAAAAATTAGAAAAGTTACCAGAACCAGAAGAGGCTGTGGTAGTTGGAGTTTACAATTTTCGAGATCTTACAGGCCAATATAAAGCTTCAGAAACAGGAAGTACCTTTAGCACTGCAGTAACGCAGGGTGGTACTTCTATCTTAATAAAAGCTTTAGCAGATTCTAAGTGGTTTGTACCCATTGAAAGAGAAAATATTGGAAATCTTTTAAACGAGCGAAATATTATTCGTTCTACAAGAGAAGAATATCGAGGTACTCCTAAAAATGAACCACAGGTTCCACCGTTATTATATGCGGGGATCTTATTGGAAGGTGGAATTGTATCTTATGATACTAATATCCTTACCGGTGGTATGGGGGCCAGATACTTTGGTGTAGGAGGAAGTACACAATATCGTCAGGATAGAGTTACCATTTATTTAAGAGCGATTTCAACTTCAAATGGTAAAATTTTAAAGAATATCTATATTTCAAAAACCATCCTTTCACAGGAAGTAGGTGTAAACCTTTTTAAATATGTTAATTTTCAGCGCTTGTTAGAGGCTGAGGTAGGGTTTACAAGAAACGAACCGGTTCAGCTTGCTGTTAAGGAAGCTATAGAAAAAGCGGTTGAAGGATTAGTAATAGAAGGAATTCAAGATAAATTGTGGCAGCCAAAAGATGGTTGGGAATCTGCAGATCAATTAGTGCTAGATTACGCAAAGGAAAAGGATGAGGCAGAACTAACTAAGATTTACGATCGTAAGTATATCGATAATGAACATAAAAGTTCTTTAGGAATTAGTGGAGGTGCAGCTATTCTTAGCGGAGATTATTCTAAAAAGGATGCAGGTGCTTTATTAAAACTAGATTTTAACACGGCTCTTACCCCATCTTTCTCTCTTAATTTTGCAGCCACTGCTTTTCAGCTTGAAAGTAGTAATGTAGTGCAAAATAAATTTATTGGTACAGAAGGAAACGTGCTGTTCAAATTATTACCTCATGATAATTTTGGGCCTTACATCTATGGTGGAGGTGGACTTATCTTTAACTTAGAGAATGATATACCAGACAATATTGGTAGCACTCATTTTAAACTTCAGTATGGACTTGGAGCAGAATATTTGTTAAATGAAAAAATTGGATTAAAGATCTTCGCTGAGCATAATATAGGTTTAGATGATGAATTGGATAATCTAATTAATGGTAAAAGAGACGATCACTACTTCAATTTAGGAATAGGAGTAAATTATTATTTAGGTAAATCTGCAGGTAAAAACACAAAAAAATAA
- a CDS encoding AIR synthase related protein, producing MSQEISKRYAGRGVSAGKEDVHNAIKNVDKGLFPQAFCKIVPDHLTGDEDYCLIMHADGAGTKSSLAYMYWKETGDLSVWRGIAQDALIMNIDDLLCVGATDNIMLSSTIGRNKNLIPGEVISAIINGTEDLLKDLKDFGVEIHSTGGETADVGDLVRTIIVDSTVTSRMKRADVIDNANIKPGNVIVALASFGQASYEKEYNGGMGSNGLTSARHDVFSKALAKKYPESYDNSIPKELVYSGTKSLTDTIKNSPLDAGKLVLSPTRTYAPIIKKILSKYSNREINGMVHCSGGAQTKILHFIEDLHIIKDDMFEVPPLFNLIQQESGTDWKEMYQVFNMGHRMEIYVDEAIAADIIEISRSFNVEAKIIGRVEASNTKKLTISSSKGIFEY from the coding sequence ATGAGCCAGGAAATAAGTAAAAGGTATGCCGGTCGCGGAGTATCTGCAGGAAAGGAAGATGTGCACAATGCCATTAAAAATGTAGATAAGGGGTTATTTCCTCAGGCATTTTGTAAGATCGTCCCAGATCATCTTACTGGAGATGAAGATTATTGTCTAATTATGCATGCAGATGGTGCGGGTACCAAATCTTCTTTAGCTTATATGTACTGGAAAGAGACCGGAGATCTTTCGGTTTGGAGAGGCATAGCTCAAGATGCTCTAATTATGAATATTGATGATCTTTTATGTGTTGGAGCTACAGATAATATTATGCTCTCTTCTACCATTGGGAGAAATAAAAATTTAATTCCTGGAGAAGTTATTTCAGCTATTATAAATGGAACAGAAGATCTTCTTAAAGATCTTAAAGATTTTGGAGTGGAAATACATTCTACCGGGGGAGAGACTGCAGATGTTGGAGATCTGGTAAGAACAATCATTGTAGATTCTACGGTAACTTCTAGAATGAAAAGAGCAGATGTTATAGATAATGCCAACATTAAACCTGGAAATGTAATTGTAGCCTTAGCATCTTTTGGGCAAGCTAGTTATGAGAAAGAATATAATGGGGGTATGGGTAGCAATGGTCTTACTTCTGCTAGACATGACGTTTTTTCTAAAGCATTAGCAAAAAAATATCCAGAAAGTTATGATAATAGTATTCCTAAGGAATTGGTTTATTCCGGAACTAAATCTCTTACAGATACCATAAAGAACTCTCCTCTAGATGCAGGTAAACTGGTACTTTCTCCTACTAGAACTTATGCGCCAATAATCAAAAAGATACTTTCAAAATATTCTAATAGAGAAATTAATGGAATGGTGCATTGCAGTGGTGGTGCTCAAACCAAGATCCTTCATTTTATAGAAGATCTGCATATAATTAAAGATGATATGTTTGAAGTTCCACCGCTTTTTAACCTAATTCAACAGGAAAGTGGAACAGATTGGAAAGAAATGTATCAGGTTTTTAATATGGGGCATAGAATGGAAATTTATGTAGATGAAGCTATAGCGGCAGATATTATTGAAATCTCAAGATCTTTTAATGTGGAAGCCAAAATTATTGGTAGGGTGGAAGCATCAAATACTAAAAAACTCACAATTAGTAGTTCAAAAGGTATTTTCGAATATTAA